ACGataattttctgttgttgttgtttgtctctccgttattcttttgttgttgtttctctcttcttttttcttttcttttttttttgttcttcctgttccttctcgagttgtcttttgtctctgtgtttatctgtatatatttgttcttACTAGCGTAATATTGGTTTGGTAAACAGTTTAAATTTCAATgcaaaacactcacatacacacacagacacgcacactcacacgcacacgcacgcacacacacacacacacacaaacacacaaacaaacacacacacacacacacacacacacacacacacacacacacacacacacacacacacacacacacacacacacacacgcacgcacgcacaccgtcATCATTATGGTGTTAACGAACCTCCAATCGCGTTATTCAACAGCTGGGATTGATGAATCGTTCTGAGATTTGCTTCTGTCACCTGGGTTTggccgaaggagggagggagagggggaggggggaaggggaggggaaggggagggggaggggaaggggaggggggaggggtacaggaaagggggaggaggaggagggagagggatagggagaaggaagagggagggggaggagggagggggaggagggagaaggaagagggaggggaggggggagagggaatggggagggggactCAAATTGCGTGAGAGAAAATATTGAATGCGGGGAGTaggaaggggtgaagagagaacggaggagggagaagaaagggaagacaaaagaaggaatggacttttatgataatattattatagatattgtttataagagattattataaaaacaagatGAGGtagataaaggaggagaaaagataagagaaagaaaaaaatgaaagaaagatggaagagagagagagagagagagagagagagagagagagagagagagagagagagagagagagagagagagagagagagagagagaggaccattATAAAAGAACAGGAGAATGATCACCTCCGGTCGACATTTGCAAGAAAATAAGGGGTGAGTGAAGACGAAGATTATGAGGTAGAAGAAGAATAGatgaagaaaagatgagagagagagagaaagaaagagagagagagagagagagagagagagagagagagagagagagggagagagagaattagaacgagaaagaaagaaaggaagaggagaaacaaaggagaaaTAAAACCCACAAGAAACTCGAatgaaccccccaccccccaaaaaaaaatcaagaaagggaaaagaggaaccaaaacaaaaaaggcaaaaaacaaaaaaacaaaaagcaaaaaaacaagagagggaaaaaagtcaatacaagacaaaaaaaaaaaaaaagagagaaagaaacagaaaggaaagagaaatcaaAATATTCCCTGCAGAATCCGCAGAGCAACATCTTGCAAGACGCCAATTCACCGTAGCGCGTCTGGCAGTGCATTCACACGCGCTTGCAAAGATCCAGtcccttctccctccgtctccccttctgCATGACGCAAATCAGTCGCAAATCATGACGCAAGCATGACTGTTCAGCGACGGTCTGGAGCGAAACCAGACAGAGCTTGGGAGATTCCTCTGCATTTGCTTTCGGTCTTCAATTTTAGAAAAGCAAGCACGTgttttgcattattatattattattattgttattattattattattattattacatcgttgttattattattattatcgttattattattattactgtcgttattattttttcatcgttatgattattaatattactattttgttattgttattattattattgttatcctccgcctcctcctcctcctcctcctcctcctcctcatcatcatcatcatcatcatcatcatcatcatcatcatcatcatcatcatcatcatcatcatcatcatcatcatcatcatcatcatcatcatcaccaccatcaccatcatcatcattttattgttaatattattattattatttaatctgcTTAATTTCTCTactcattattacatcatttttcggAAAAGcagtaaaaagggataaaaaatagaaaacgagcaAATtgctatattgttattgttatctctgTTTTTAtagtttacttgtttgtttgtttaagcatttgcatttgcatgtatattttgttgttattgttattattaataatattattgtttttattattattattatcattattattattatcattattattattattatatattattattattattattattattatatattattattattattattattattattattattattattattatcatcggtatctttattactatcattatagctTTGTTTCTGTATAATTTTCTGAGCTGTTTAATATTCATCCTGAAtaatgtttatttctctctctgttccaggCGCATCGTCTCCGGAGTTTAGTGACGTCACAACCGAAGCATCAGTGATAACGACAGTGAAGTCACTCAGTGATTTAAATCTTAGTCCTAGTGTTAGTGTCAATCAGCCAAATATTAGTGACTCTAGAACTAGCGGGGAAGACGTTATCGCGCGAAATGGTATTGACGTTACAGTGATAGGAAGCGACGTCATAGTGATAGATAATAGTGAAGTGACGACAGCGAATAGTGATGAGGCGAGAGACACTGTGATGATAGCGACCGTTGATGACGTCACGAATAACGATGACGTCACATCTGGTAGTGGGATAGATTTCAGCGTAACTGATGACGTCACGACCACTATGGTTGGGGATTCAGAGAATCTGGCGACCACGGACGACTCGCTCGACTCAGGGCTGCCCGCGACGACCACGCAGACTCACGCGGAGATCGACGCCACGCCCCCAGGAAGCGGAAGCGAAGGGGAAGCCGTAGCCAGTGTGACGGGAATCGAAGAAACTGTTCCCACATTCGACGAAGGTGAGAATGAGGCCTTTCGGACTCCCACTGACGCCGAAGCCGCGGCCACGCCCGAAGTCGACACTGAAGTCGCGCCTAATGATGAAGCTGAGGTCGTAGCCACACCACCTGAGACCACAACTAATGAAGCCGAAGTCACTGCCACACCGGCTGAAGATGACGTGGTTACGTCGCCAAACGAAGCCAATGTCGTCGCCACACCGACCGACGCCGAAGTCGTTGTCACGCCAACTGAAAATGAGATCGTAACGACGATGACCGAAGCTGAGGCTGTCGCGTCGCCAGCAGAAGCCGAAGTTAGTACGTCTGATGAGGCCGAGGCTGCAGTCACGTCGTCCGACGCCGAGGTCGTCGACACACCAACTGCAGCCCATGTCATTACCACGCCAGACGAAGCCGAGGTCGCAGCCACACCAACTGAGGCTGACATCGTGTCTTTCCCAACTGAGTTCGAACCTTCGATTACATCCAGTGATGCTGAGGTCGCAGCCACACCAACTGAGATTGACATCGTGTCTTCACCAGCCAAGTCCGAATCTGCAATTACATCCAATGGTGCTGAAGTCGTAGCCAAACCGACTGAGTCCGAAACTTTAGCCACTACACCAGCTGAAGCCGAAGTCATGGCCACGCTGACGGAGTCGGAGGAAGGCGTCCTGGTGCCCACCGAAGGCGAAGCCGGCGACGCGACGCCGACCCAAGGCAACTTTGTTACCGAAGGAGCGGTGGCCTTGCCAGCCCTGCCAGAGGAGGACGCGGGGCTAGACTTCGGGGAGGGAATTGTGAAGGAGGAAGCGGCGAATGAGGAGGCagacggaggggaggaggaggaggaggaggtagtcgTGGTGGGCACGCTGGTGAGCACGGCCACTCTCCTGCACGAGGATGTCCTCCTGCAGCACCACCTCTCGACGAGCCACCGCGTGCTGCGGACCGTGTCCGAGGAATACCTGGGGCTGCAGGCGGCCGAGGCGCAGCGGGGCTTCCAGTCGCGCAGCCCCTTCTCCACTTTCATGAGCGTGAACACGCGGCGCCCCTCGGAGCTGCGCCGCGCCGAGCCGGCCGACATCGACGACGTCATCCAGAAGATCATGAACTTCCTGGGCGGCGAGGCGCGGGTCACAGCCGCCCACAACCCCAACACGAGGCTCACCACCTTCGCGCTCAACCCCATCCACACGCGCATCAACGACCGCGGCCCCCCCAGGCTGCCCCTCGGCGGCCCGTCCTCAGCCATCCTCACGCGCACGCCCATCCTCGTCCCCGTCACGCCGCCCGTGAATAGGCCGCCCGTGATCCCTGAGAGGCCGCAGTTCGTGGCCAACACGAGGCCGCCCTTCTTGGCGCCGCTGCCGCCCTCGCTGGCCAGCCGCCCGCCCTACTCGCCGCCCATCCAGAGGCCCTACGCCACGGGCATCCCGCTCCCGGAGGACCTGCTGACGTCGGTGGAGGACGGCGAGGGCACGCAGGCCATCCCCATCAACCCCGTGTTCCCCGACTACGTGACGGAGCCGGCGGACGACGAGCCcgggcaggggcagggggaggaggcaggggaggaggccACCTCTGAGGGGGTTCCTCAGGACACGGAGGCGCCCCAGACGGCCCCCTCTGCGAGCCCCGTGGACGTCGAGACGTCCGCGCCCGCGACGTCGGAACCAGCCATCGTCGAGGAAACGATTGTCCAGACAGTGACGTCATACACGACCTCGTCCTTgacgcaggaggagggggaggaggccacTCAGCCACCCGCCCCGACTTCCACCATTCCCGAAGACGACCTCGCCACCACGCAGTTGCCCCTCGAGCCCTCCTCTTCCTCGACGCCTCCCGCCCCCGCCACCTCGCCCCTCACGCCCCTCGAACCGTCCATGCAGGAGTCCTCCTCGTCGTCCATCCTCCCGACGCCCGTCACGGAGCAGGAGCCGCTCCCTGCCACCACGACGCCCGCCGCGGGCCACGATTGGGCtccctcctcgtcgtcgtccccTTCGTCCGTGAGcctcccctcgtcttcctccttttcctctcctgccGCCACAGTGACCCCTCCTCTGCAGCCACCGCCGACGTCCCCGCCGAgccgcccctctccccccaccgcccGCCCACGGCCGCCCTCCGCCCCAGCGCCGACCCAGCCGCGCCCCCAGCAGCCCTACTACCCCCAGGGGCGCCCGGGGGTCGTGCTGGACGACGCGCAGTACCGTCCGGGCCAGATCATCACGGGGACGGTGCAGGTGCCCTTCGGCGCGGGGGGAGGGCGCCCCGGGGACGTGTTTGACGTGACCGTGTCCGCCCACCAGAACTACGGCGGGGGCGTCGCGCTGCCTCCGCCGCCGCGAAACCCCTACCTGGGCCAGGGCCAGGTCGTCGCAGGTCAGTCCAGGGCATGAGCTTGTTGTAACGGTGGGAGCAGATTTGTTTCTAACTCTTGACCTGAGGCGATTTTCGGTGTGGAAGTGACCTCGGTTTTCATTCGACAAAACCGCTTTGTTGTTGACATGTCTTTCAGTTGTCCTTTCCGttaatttatgcatacatacattctctatttatctgtcgtgtctgtctctctttctctttctctctttttctctctctctctctctatctctctctctctctctctctatctatctgtctgtctgtctgtctgtctgtctgtctgtctgtctgtctatctatctatctatctatctatctatctatctatctatctatctatctatatatatatatatatatatatatatatatatatatatatatatatatatatatatgtatttgtatatcatctgtctacctatctctgtctatctatctctgtttatgtatctgtctcgctgtctatctttctaactaCATTTTCCTGTTGAATTcgtgtgtttacatttatttgtttatctacgtATCCGTGctcacaaatgcacacacctttcttttctttctctcttctcacttcatATCTTCGCCGGAGCCAAAATGATATCATGTTAATATCACACTAATAAGCCAAGAGAAATTACGAGCTTGACGATTAACAAGATGACATAACATAAAAAGACGCACCTGAATTAAATCGAGGAGATGACTTGAATATGATGCTGATAGTGGCACCATTATGCACGATTGGGTGTGAACTATATTCATGTCATCATTATCTGTCTCGCAATAAATTTAAAAGCGTAATGAGGTTGTTAAGTTACATGCAGATACTGTGGTAATTAAAGCAGAATAATCTCTTTCGGTAACAGTCTGTTAtaatgcgtgatatatatatatttttataattaatgatagATTAACACTCAGCATTTTAATAATTCACTTACTAGAAAGTGGGTGTAATGAAGATAGGCGAGGATTATGTTCTTTGtttcttgatattatcattgtgcTTTCACTTGATTTCGGAAATGATTAGCACTTATCGTAACtttcaaaatgatgattataagattataagatatatatatatgtatatgtatatgtatatacatatatatatatatatatatatatatatatatatatatatatatatatatatatatatagatagatatatacttatctacagacatacatacatgtgtgtgtgtgaatatatatgtgtataatacataccacacacacacacacacacacacacacacacacacacacacacacacacacacacacacacacacacacatatatatatattagatagatagatagatagatagatagatagatatatatatatatatatatatatatatatatatgtatgtatgtatatgtatatataaatatatacatgcacaaacacacacacacacacacacacaacacaacacacacacacacacacacacacacacacacacacacacacacacacacacacacacacacacacacacacacacacacacacacacacaaacacatacatgtgcatacatgtgtgtatacatacatacatgcgtgtgagagagagagggagagagagagagagagagagagagagagagagagagagagagagagaagagagagagagagagagagagagagagagagagagagagagagagagagagagagagaagagggagaaacaaaagAGGCGTAAACCAAGAAAATGAATATTCACGAAGAACTTTCACTAAAGCATTTTCATTCTTATATCAAAATGACAATCAAATTTGCCAAGACGTTAATTAGACAAACGAAAGGCGTGATTCACGtgattagaatatattttattagtatgcaGATGTAGTGATGGTCGTATTAATGACAATGGAAGAGATCTAATTGCAGTTTGTGTGCAATTTatggggggaagagaaagcagtttgacgttttctttttgtttctgtttttcgatttcttttcagagttttcatttgtgtttctttgttgtttgaatgtgtatatatatatatatatatatatataaaatatatatatatatatatatatatatatatataaaaataatatatatatataatatataatatatatattatataatatatataaaacacacacacacacacacaaacacacacacacacatatatacacatatatcatacatacatacatattatcacacacacacacacacacacacacacacacacacacacacacacacacacataatatatatatatatataaaattattatatatatatagtatatatataatatataactatgcaatatatatatataatatatactatatacta
The Penaeus monodon isolate SGIC_2016 chromosome 18, NSTDA_Pmon_1, whole genome shotgun sequence genome window above contains:
- the LOC119584390 gene encoding LOW QUALITY PROTEIN: SH3 domain-containing protein C23A1.17-like (The sequence of the model RefSeq protein was modified relative to this genomic sequence to represent the inferred CDS: deleted 1 base in 1 codon), with the protein product MVLDMRKPNRRCGGGVGGDGAMVTARARTITALLMVAVTAASCAGASSPEFSDVTTEASVITTVKSLSDLNLSPSVSVNQPNISDSRTSGEDVIARNGIDVTVIGSDVIVIDNSEVTTANSDEARDTVMIATVDDVTNNDDVTSGSGIDFSVTDDVTTTMVGDSENLATTDDSLDSGLPATTTQTHAEIDATPPGSGSEGEAVASVTGIEETVPTFDEGENEAFRTPTDAEAAATPEVDTEVAPNDEAEVVATPPETTTNEAEVTATPAEDDVVTSPNEANVVATPTDAEVVVTPTENEIVTTMTEAEAVASPAEAEVSTSDEAEAAVTSSDAEVVDTPTAAHVITTPDEAEVAATPTEADIVSFPTEFEPSITSSDAEVAATPTEIDIVSSPAKSESAITSNGAEVVAKPTESETLATTPAEAEVMATLTESEEGVLVPTEGEAGDATPTQGNFVTEGAVALPALPEEDAGLDFGEGIVKEEAANEEADGGEEEEEEVVVVGTLVSTATLLHEDVLLQHHLSTSHRVLRTVSEEYLGLQAAEAQRGFQSRSPFSTFMSVNTRRPSELRRAEPADIDDVIQKIMNFLGGEARVTAAHNPNTRLTTFALNPIHTRINDRGPPRLPLGGPSSAILTRTPILVPVTPPVNRPPVIPERPQFVANTRPPFLAPLPPSLASRPPYSPPIQRPYATGIPLPEDLLTSVEDGEGTQAIPINPVFPDYVTEPADDEPGQGQGEEAGEEATSEGVPQDTEAPQTAPSASPVDVETSAPATSEPAIVEETIVQTVTSYTTSSLTQEEGEEATQPPAPTSTIPEDDLATTQLPLEPSSSSTPPAPATSPLTPLEPSMQESSSSSILPTPVTEQEPLPATTTPAAGHDWAPSSSSSPSSVSLPSSSSFSSPAATVTPPLQPPPTSPPSRPSPPTARPRPPSAPAPTQPRPQQPYYPQGRPGVVLDDAQYRPGQIITGTVQVPFGAGGGRPGDVFDVTVSAHQNYGGGVALPPPPRNPYLGQGQVVAADGLITTPAGGHDGFVSIDGRKTYFDLIPTATQAQGLTQQTIGTGVGFVVPEEDLPQTGNERPFQRPTAPLARPTPNRPPPPTTPTAPTRPKPAPPRKTYTRRPTQPPIRIDTCIVGDDSTCQEQLSEVCRTEDGVSSCYCRPGTDRKRPRTPCKRMVSLKMALKVDLMGQQRLVWGGRYNDPESEEYRRLEWEATHAIDSAMSKTQMSSAYLSNTVHKFYSLGGKVIVNSTINLESTPATRSRTIRQALQRQVIQVIQSHGNKIGESALWVDGPLNPVPEVADINECNDPKLHDCHSDATCVNEFGTFTCRCLPGYTDRYVDDPMEVGRHCESCSSDFCNKRGECRIEDGEKVCQCKGSYYGARCEIDGEVLGVAVGASVAAVIIIILTLIFLCMWSRRWKAQDAKTEVLARGAAAGTLYGGGFAVNVQNKGMANTGPAGQYGVTLEDRMRWAHIAETLTNQNIYAPQSSEQGGSSSNEYLTAGAVPATVNTNPFSMYNRVTRALSNSTLGRRSEGILGRLKKLVGGGGSSAAKKNAGIPPFMMAAQPGTLNFQQLLALHAQLSAQPEQLRGMAGPSSQPTNTTTPGNLYTHQRQMAAASSSGYASLGTLGSAAAGQFGQQYAPEQFGLHQLNPVNLMATMQHQQQQQQQQMHHQQQQQKHSYMNQKQPFGSQSVYGQFGPASLNTLSHGGVSRAPTLGARTPIPLHEGVGGAATIGPMGGASVATTAGMGGMESSEDELERPYQLPRPKSRGSLGESSDIYYEPDDLLRTIGPPDRPPPPVPTSYHPQTYNFSFLH